In Chiroxiphia lanceolata isolate bChiLan1 chromosome 2, bChiLan1.pri, whole genome shotgun sequence, a single genomic region encodes these proteins:
- the CKAP2 gene encoding cytoskeleton-associated protein 2 isoform X1 — MAARAVSLLPASRRSEPAFREQRRQKVEEYLSRKKTFSGVPIQENQTSISSSRTLRATSNKLQDNLQLSTSPKPEMENKENDDKLSWDQSSVSSEKNVTLNSSTIPLTSYLSGTNWNLEDQASKAKATEIKSQHASLSKAFLEIKRIREKQLIAEKQNASISLPKKPALGKYRGKVIPSKINSFRKPVKTEGEKSSLPEKKLLPSATKQAGSSMSTKSCSAVLKNIKVTNNPKSVKSNSVLPLHSKPPEKAAINSQSGLKKQQLTFAAAPKKVTVQKLVGARGPQPPKAAYSNPNHRVRGVKKCADFCEGARPEAPAKPVSVVPGTKPGQNSKTNGHRNSILPKESAEERRARLEDWRASRGKVMRRPPAYALLGSQSTSEEQEYSSADALKHILHSEKANKILSECLQLTEQGCRGDEIRAMLEDLTHSIPGVKKLAKYWNCCIRLEQRGPLEKLIAVYEEAILAGAMPKEELRHTLIDTMKNNESLFKPENGETVIEAHLSELMEVKEPNSSVEPVQETLKDFCSDDVRKAESENKKTEASSEAIQKEETDLDLKPREEILPKKSKKHKAKERTKRKGKCETEQHEDGIKDVAQAVNSPEKGNDTSCSMKYNPPTTPYLESVKMSHEANYSSGKDLKIVTPLRYSQRIRDKMCKLPDTGKDQDPCVSSLEQLGELESKATEFIHKQSNALQETNAEIEE, encoded by the exons ATGGCGGCGCGCGCGGTTTCGCTGCTCCCGGCCAGCCGCAGGTCCGAGCCCGCGTTCCGAG AACAAAGGCGACAAAAAGTCGAAGAATATTtatcaagaaagaaaactttctcTGGTGTGCCCATTCAAGAAAACCAGACATCGATCAG cagtagCAGAACTCTGAGAGCAACTAGCAATAAATTGCAAGACAACTTACAGCTCTCAACATCTCCAAAGCCAGAAATG gaaaataaagagaatgaTGATAAACTGTCATGGGACCAATCAAGTGtaagctcagaaaaaaatgttactttaaaCTCTTCCACAATCCCACTGACAAGTTACCTATCAGGGACAAACTGGAATCTTGAAGATCAAGCTTCTAAGGCCAAagctactgaaataaaatctcagCATGCATCACTTAGTAAGGCcttcttggaaataaaaagaataagagAGAAGCAATTgattgcagaaaaacaaaatgcaagtaTCAGCCTACCAAAGAAACCAGCGCTCGGCAAATACCGTGGCAAAGTTATCCCATCCAAGATAAATTCCTTCCGAAAACCAGTAAaaactgagggggaaaaaagttctttGCCAGAGAAGAAGCTTCTTCCTTCTGCCACCAAACAAGCAGGAAGTTCTATGTCTACGAAAAGCTGTAGTGCAGTTCTGAAGAATATCAAAGTCACAAACAACCCTAAGTCTGTAAAATCGAATAGTGTCCTGCCACTTCACAGCAAGCCACCTGAAAAAGCTGCTATTAACTCGCAGTCTGGTCTGAAGAAACAGCAACTGACATTTGCTGCAGCACCAAAGAAAGTAACAGTCCAAAAACTGGTTGGTGCAAGGGGACCACAGCCACCAAAGGCTGCTTATAGCAATCCTAACCACAGAGTGCGAGGGGTGAAGAAATGTGCAGATTTTTGTGAAGGTGCAAGACCAGAAGCTCCAGCAAAACCAGTTTCTGTTGTTCCTGGTACAAAACCGGGGCAGAATTCTAAAACTAATGGCCATAGAAACTCTATTCTGCCAAAAGAGTcagcagaagagagaag AGCTCGTCTGGAAGATTGGAGGGCTTCTAGAGGAAAAGTGATGAGACGACCTCCTGCATATGCGCTTCTTGGATCCCAGTCTACAAGTGAAGAACAAGAATACTCTTCTGCTGATGCTTTAAAGCACATATTACACAGTGAAAAGGCCAACAAGATTCTCAGCGAATGCCTGCAGTTAACAGAACAG GGATGTCGAGGTGATGAAATACGTGCAATGTTGGAAGATCTCACACATAGCATTCCTGGGGTTAAAAAGCTTGCGAAATATTGGAACTGCTGTATTCGTCTTGAACAGAGGGGCCCTCTTGAAAAGCTTATTGCTGTCTATGAGGAGGCCATTTTGGCAGGAGCAATG cctaaaGAAGAACTACGACACACACTAATAGATactatgaaaaataatgaaagcctTTTTAAGCCTGAGAATG gggAAACTGTGATAGAAGCTCATTTAAGTGAGTTAATGGAAGTCAAGGAACCAAATTCATCTGTAGAGCCAGTTCAGGAAACCCTCAAGGATTTCTGTTCTGATGATGTCCGAAAAGCAGAGAGTGAGAACAAGAAAACAGAGGCAAGCAGCGAAGCTatccagaaagaagaaactgatTTAGACTTAAAACCAAGGGAAGAGATCTTAccaaaaaagagtaaaaaacaCAAGGCTAAAGAACGtacaaaaaggaaaggaaaatgtgaaacaGAACAGCATGAGGATGGGATAAAAGATGTAGCCCAAGCAGTTAATTCTCCTGAGAAGGGGAATGACACATCTTGTTCAATGAAATACAATCCTCCTACCACACCATACTTGGAAAG cGTGAAGATGTCTCATGAGGCAAATTACTCCAGTGGTAAAGATCTGAAAATTGTAACCCCTTTGCGATATTCTCAACGCATTCGAGACAAAATGTGCAAGCTGCCTGATACTGGCAAAGATCAAGATCCATGTGTCTCTTCACTTGAACAGCTGGGAGAATTGGAATCAAAAGCCACTGAATTTATCCACAAACAGAGCAATGCCCTCCAAGAAACAAATGCTGAAATAGAAGAGTAA
- the CKAP2 gene encoding cytoskeleton-associated protein 2 isoform X2 gives MAARAVSLLPASRRSEPAFREQRRQKVEEYLSRKKTFSGVPIQENQTSISSRTLRATSNKLQDNLQLSTSPKPEMENKENDDKLSWDQSSVSSEKNVTLNSSTIPLTSYLSGTNWNLEDQASKAKATEIKSQHASLSKAFLEIKRIREKQLIAEKQNASISLPKKPALGKYRGKVIPSKINSFRKPVKTEGEKSSLPEKKLLPSATKQAGSSMSTKSCSAVLKNIKVTNNPKSVKSNSVLPLHSKPPEKAAINSQSGLKKQQLTFAAAPKKVTVQKLVGARGPQPPKAAYSNPNHRVRGVKKCADFCEGARPEAPAKPVSVVPGTKPGQNSKTNGHRNSILPKESAEERRARLEDWRASRGKVMRRPPAYALLGSQSTSEEQEYSSADALKHILHSEKANKILSECLQLTEQGCRGDEIRAMLEDLTHSIPGVKKLAKYWNCCIRLEQRGPLEKLIAVYEEAILAGAMPKEELRHTLIDTMKNNESLFKPENGETVIEAHLSELMEVKEPNSSVEPVQETLKDFCSDDVRKAESENKKTEASSEAIQKEETDLDLKPREEILPKKSKKHKAKERTKRKGKCETEQHEDGIKDVAQAVNSPEKGNDTSCSMKYNPPTTPYLESVKMSHEANYSSGKDLKIVTPLRYSQRIRDKMCKLPDTGKDQDPCVSSLEQLGELESKATEFIHKQSNALQETNAEIEE, from the exons ATGGCGGCGCGCGCGGTTTCGCTGCTCCCGGCCAGCCGCAGGTCCGAGCCCGCGTTCCGAG AACAAAGGCGACAAAAAGTCGAAGAATATTtatcaagaaagaaaactttctcTGGTGTGCCCATTCAAGAAAACCAGACATCGATCAG tagCAGAACTCTGAGAGCAACTAGCAATAAATTGCAAGACAACTTACAGCTCTCAACATCTCCAAAGCCAGAAATG gaaaataaagagaatgaTGATAAACTGTCATGGGACCAATCAAGTGtaagctcagaaaaaaatgttactttaaaCTCTTCCACAATCCCACTGACAAGTTACCTATCAGGGACAAACTGGAATCTTGAAGATCAAGCTTCTAAGGCCAAagctactgaaataaaatctcagCATGCATCACTTAGTAAGGCcttcttggaaataaaaagaataagagAGAAGCAATTgattgcagaaaaacaaaatgcaagtaTCAGCCTACCAAAGAAACCAGCGCTCGGCAAATACCGTGGCAAAGTTATCCCATCCAAGATAAATTCCTTCCGAAAACCAGTAAaaactgagggggaaaaaagttctttGCCAGAGAAGAAGCTTCTTCCTTCTGCCACCAAACAAGCAGGAAGTTCTATGTCTACGAAAAGCTGTAGTGCAGTTCTGAAGAATATCAAAGTCACAAACAACCCTAAGTCTGTAAAATCGAATAGTGTCCTGCCACTTCACAGCAAGCCACCTGAAAAAGCTGCTATTAACTCGCAGTCTGGTCTGAAGAAACAGCAACTGACATTTGCTGCAGCACCAAAGAAAGTAACAGTCCAAAAACTGGTTGGTGCAAGGGGACCACAGCCACCAAAGGCTGCTTATAGCAATCCTAACCACAGAGTGCGAGGGGTGAAGAAATGTGCAGATTTTTGTGAAGGTGCAAGACCAGAAGCTCCAGCAAAACCAGTTTCTGTTGTTCCTGGTACAAAACCGGGGCAGAATTCTAAAACTAATGGCCATAGAAACTCTATTCTGCCAAAAGAGTcagcagaagagagaag AGCTCGTCTGGAAGATTGGAGGGCTTCTAGAGGAAAAGTGATGAGACGACCTCCTGCATATGCGCTTCTTGGATCCCAGTCTACAAGTGAAGAACAAGAATACTCTTCTGCTGATGCTTTAAAGCACATATTACACAGTGAAAAGGCCAACAAGATTCTCAGCGAATGCCTGCAGTTAACAGAACAG GGATGTCGAGGTGATGAAATACGTGCAATGTTGGAAGATCTCACACATAGCATTCCTGGGGTTAAAAAGCTTGCGAAATATTGGAACTGCTGTATTCGTCTTGAACAGAGGGGCCCTCTTGAAAAGCTTATTGCTGTCTATGAGGAGGCCATTTTGGCAGGAGCAATG cctaaaGAAGAACTACGACACACACTAATAGATactatgaaaaataatgaaagcctTTTTAAGCCTGAGAATG gggAAACTGTGATAGAAGCTCATTTAAGTGAGTTAATGGAAGTCAAGGAACCAAATTCATCTGTAGAGCCAGTTCAGGAAACCCTCAAGGATTTCTGTTCTGATGATGTCCGAAAAGCAGAGAGTGAGAACAAGAAAACAGAGGCAAGCAGCGAAGCTatccagaaagaagaaactgatTTAGACTTAAAACCAAGGGAAGAGATCTTAccaaaaaagagtaaaaaacaCAAGGCTAAAGAACGtacaaaaaggaaaggaaaatgtgaaacaGAACAGCATGAGGATGGGATAAAAGATGTAGCCCAAGCAGTTAATTCTCCTGAGAAGGGGAATGACACATCTTGTTCAATGAAATACAATCCTCCTACCACACCATACTTGGAAAG cGTGAAGATGTCTCATGAGGCAAATTACTCCAGTGGTAAAGATCTGAAAATTGTAACCCCTTTGCGATATTCTCAACGCATTCGAGACAAAATGTGCAAGCTGCCTGATACTGGCAAAGATCAAGATCCATGTGTCTCTTCACTTGAACAGCTGGGAGAATTGGAATCAAAAGCCACTGAATTTATCCACAAACAGAGCAATGCCCTCCAAGAAACAAATGCTGAAATAGAAGAGTAA
- the CKAP2 gene encoding cytoskeleton-associated protein 2 isoform X3 gives MENKENDDKLSWDQSSVSSEKNVTLNSSTIPLTSYLSGTNWNLEDQASKAKATEIKSQHASLSKAFLEIKRIREKQLIAEKQNASISLPKKPALGKYRGKVIPSKINSFRKPVKTEGEKSSLPEKKLLPSATKQAGSSMSTKSCSAVLKNIKVTNNPKSVKSNSVLPLHSKPPEKAAINSQSGLKKQQLTFAAAPKKVTVQKLVGARGPQPPKAAYSNPNHRVRGVKKCADFCEGARPEAPAKPVSVVPGTKPGQNSKTNGHRNSILPKESAEERRARLEDWRASRGKVMRRPPAYALLGSQSTSEEQEYSSADALKHILHSEKANKILSECLQLTEQGCRGDEIRAMLEDLTHSIPGVKKLAKYWNCCIRLEQRGPLEKLIAVYEEAILAGAMPKEELRHTLIDTMKNNESLFKPENGETVIEAHLSELMEVKEPNSSVEPVQETLKDFCSDDVRKAESENKKTEASSEAIQKEETDLDLKPREEILPKKSKKHKAKERTKRKGKCETEQHEDGIKDVAQAVNSPEKGNDTSCSMKYNPPTTPYLESVKMSHEANYSSGKDLKIVTPLRYSQRIRDKMCKLPDTGKDQDPCVSSLEQLGELESKATEFIHKQSNALQETNAEIEE, from the exons ATG gaaaataaagagaatgaTGATAAACTGTCATGGGACCAATCAAGTGtaagctcagaaaaaaatgttactttaaaCTCTTCCACAATCCCACTGACAAGTTACCTATCAGGGACAAACTGGAATCTTGAAGATCAAGCTTCTAAGGCCAAagctactgaaataaaatctcagCATGCATCACTTAGTAAGGCcttcttggaaataaaaagaataagagAGAAGCAATTgattgcagaaaaacaaaatgcaagtaTCAGCCTACCAAAGAAACCAGCGCTCGGCAAATACCGTGGCAAAGTTATCCCATCCAAGATAAATTCCTTCCGAAAACCAGTAAaaactgagggggaaaaaagttctttGCCAGAGAAGAAGCTTCTTCCTTCTGCCACCAAACAAGCAGGAAGTTCTATGTCTACGAAAAGCTGTAGTGCAGTTCTGAAGAATATCAAAGTCACAAACAACCCTAAGTCTGTAAAATCGAATAGTGTCCTGCCACTTCACAGCAAGCCACCTGAAAAAGCTGCTATTAACTCGCAGTCTGGTCTGAAGAAACAGCAACTGACATTTGCTGCAGCACCAAAGAAAGTAACAGTCCAAAAACTGGTTGGTGCAAGGGGACCACAGCCACCAAAGGCTGCTTATAGCAATCCTAACCACAGAGTGCGAGGGGTGAAGAAATGTGCAGATTTTTGTGAAGGTGCAAGACCAGAAGCTCCAGCAAAACCAGTTTCTGTTGTTCCTGGTACAAAACCGGGGCAGAATTCTAAAACTAATGGCCATAGAAACTCTATTCTGCCAAAAGAGTcagcagaagagagaag AGCTCGTCTGGAAGATTGGAGGGCTTCTAGAGGAAAAGTGATGAGACGACCTCCTGCATATGCGCTTCTTGGATCCCAGTCTACAAGTGAAGAACAAGAATACTCTTCTGCTGATGCTTTAAAGCACATATTACACAGTGAAAAGGCCAACAAGATTCTCAGCGAATGCCTGCAGTTAACAGAACAG GGATGTCGAGGTGATGAAATACGTGCAATGTTGGAAGATCTCACACATAGCATTCCTGGGGTTAAAAAGCTTGCGAAATATTGGAACTGCTGTATTCGTCTTGAACAGAGGGGCCCTCTTGAAAAGCTTATTGCTGTCTATGAGGAGGCCATTTTGGCAGGAGCAATG cctaaaGAAGAACTACGACACACACTAATAGATactatgaaaaataatgaaagcctTTTTAAGCCTGAGAATG gggAAACTGTGATAGAAGCTCATTTAAGTGAGTTAATGGAAGTCAAGGAACCAAATTCATCTGTAGAGCCAGTTCAGGAAACCCTCAAGGATTTCTGTTCTGATGATGTCCGAAAAGCAGAGAGTGAGAACAAGAAAACAGAGGCAAGCAGCGAAGCTatccagaaagaagaaactgatTTAGACTTAAAACCAAGGGAAGAGATCTTAccaaaaaagagtaaaaaacaCAAGGCTAAAGAACGtacaaaaaggaaaggaaaatgtgaaacaGAACAGCATGAGGATGGGATAAAAGATGTAGCCCAAGCAGTTAATTCTCCTGAGAAGGGGAATGACACATCTTGTTCAATGAAATACAATCCTCCTACCACACCATACTTGGAAAG cGTGAAGATGTCTCATGAGGCAAATTACTCCAGTGGTAAAGATCTGAAAATTGTAACCCCTTTGCGATATTCTCAACGCATTCGAGACAAAATGTGCAAGCTGCCTGATACTGGCAAAGATCAAGATCCATGTGTCTCTTCACTTGAACAGCTGGGAGAATTGGAATCAAAAGCCACTGAATTTATCCACAAACAGAGCAATGCCCTCCAAGAAACAAATGCTGAAATAGAAGAGTAA
- the NEK3 gene encoding serine/threonine-protein kinase Nek3, translated as MEEYKVLKVLGEGSFGRVLLVHHGISDQKYAIKEIRLPMSSSGVENSRKEAILLAKMKHPNIVAYEESFEADGHLYIVMEYCDNGDLMQKIKHQRGNLFPEDTILHWFVQMCLAVKHIHDKRVLHRDIKSKNIFLTQNGKVKLGDFGSARLLAHPMSYACTYVGTPYYVPPEIWESMPYNNKSDIWSLGCILYELCTLKHPFQANSWKHLILKICKGSYNPLPSHYSYELHYLIKQMFKRNPQDRPSASTILSRGCLTKLIKNCLPSEMIKEFEQVLKETKKHEGSAARRKGSVMAGGSSNNGKENRRREDESSNCSPLERKNITEGLSEGTKEQKKSEQEEDIDLSHVHRRQWEKRISNTVLDVLENASLLSSSFTPEETESGGVINYREKKPRKQWNKETPRTLMNILTNADVSLAFKTYTIYKPASENILRGPLSDETEASDEVDGEHEDVVIDSERLEPRSDEDDTDFEEDDPDWMSELKMALKHSD; from the exons ATGGAAGAATACAAAGTGTTGAAAGTACTAGGAGAGGGATCCTTTGGCAGAGTTCTCCTAGTTCATCATGGAATCAGTGACCAGAAGTACGCGATAAAGGAAATAAGACTTCCCATG TCTTCGTCTGGTGTAGAGAACTCTAGGAAGGAAGCAATTCTTTTGGCTAAAATGAAACATCCGAATATCGTTGCCTACGAAGAATCATTTGAag CTGATGGACATCTATATATAGTGATGGAATATTGTGACAATGGAGATCTAATGCAAAAGATTAAACACCAAAGAGGAAATTTGTTCCCTGAAGATACG ATCCTTCACTGGTTTGTGCAGATGTGCCTGGCGGTGAAGCACATTCATGATAAACGTGTGCTGCACAGGGATATAAAATCCAAG AACATCTTCCTCACTCAAAACGGGAAAGTGAAATTGGGAGATTTTGGATCTGCACGCCTTCTTGCACA CCCGATGTCATATGCTTGCACATATGTGGGAACGCCTTATTACGTACCTCCAGAAATATGGGAAAGCATGCCATACAACAACAAAAG TGATATATGGTCTCTGGGGTGTATTCTATATGAGCTGTGCACTCTAAAACATCCG tttcaAGCCAATAGCTGGAAACATCTCATCCTTAAGATATGCAAAGGGTCCTACAATCCACTACCATCTCACTACTCCTATGAACTTCATTACTTAATAAAACAGATGTTTAAGAGAAATCCTCAGGATCGTCCATCAGCCAGTACTATTCTTTCAAGAGGTTGCTTAACCAAACTTATAAAAAATTGTTTGCCTTCTGAG ATGATAAAAGAGTTTGAGCAGGTATTAAAGGAAACCAAGAAACATGAAGGCAGTGCAGCAAGACGAAAGG GTAGTGTCATGGCTGGTGGAAGCTCAAataatgggaaagaaaatagg cgAAGAGAAGATGAAAGTAGCAATTGTAGCCccttagaaaggaaaaatattactgaGGGTTTGAGTGAAGGcacaaaggaacaaaagaagTCTGAGCAAGAGG AAGATATTGATTTGTCACATGTCCACAGGAGGCAATGGGAAAAAAGGATATCCAATACTGTACTGGATGTCCTGGAAAATGCGtccttgctttcttccagttttaCACCTGAAGAGACTGAAA gtggtggtgttatAAACTACCGTGAAAAAAAGCCACGTAAGCAGTGGAACAAGGAAACTCCTCGGACCCTGATGAACATTCTCACTAATGCAGACGTCAGCCTAGCATTTAAAACATACACAATTTATAAGCCAG cttctgaaaatatattaagagGTCCACTTTCTGATGAAACTGAAGCATCTGATGAAGTAGATGGTGAACATGAAGATGTTGTCATAGATTCTGAGAGACTTGAGCCTAGATCTGATGAAGATGACAC GGACTTTGAGGAAGACGACCCAGACTGGATGTCAGAACTGAAAATGGCATTGAAACACAGTGACTGA